The following coding sequences lie in one Anatilimnocola floriformis genomic window:
- a CDS encoding ComEC/Rec2 family competence protein, whose amino-acid sequence MKTLLTLVALLVAIVPALAGEADKRLDIYWIDTEGGAATLLVTPMGETVLIDAGNPGRRDLDRIVKTITEIAGRKQIDHLVTTHYHSDHFGGMLELSQAIPVKNLWDNGEFEGLKDHPGKAYFAMKAEQKHVVQPGDKIPLKQLPTGSPELSIRCLGARQQFVMAKEGTAENSSVCATARDKDRDGSDNANSVVLLITFGGFKFYDAGDLTWNMEKKLVCPQNLVGKVDVYQVTHHGLDASNNPLVLQTIEPRVAIMNNGTTKGCAPEVFANLQETKSLQGFYQIHKNLRPDGEKNNVAAEFIANQEKNCSGNHIQLSVAADTKSYTVAIPANKHEKTYATRD is encoded by the coding sequence ATGAAAACTCTCCTCACGCTGGTCGCTCTCCTCGTTGCCATTGTCCCCGCCCTTGCTGGCGAAGCCGACAAGCGGCTCGACATTTATTGGATCGACACCGAGGGCGGCGCGGCCACGCTGCTCGTCACGCCGATGGGCGAGACCGTGCTGATCGACGCCGGCAATCCGGGCCGCCGTGATCTCGACCGCATCGTGAAGACCATCACCGAAATCGCCGGCCGCAAGCAGATCGATCACTTGGTGACGACGCACTATCACAGCGATCACTTCGGCGGCATGCTTGAGTTGTCGCAAGCGATTCCCGTCAAGAATCTCTGGGACAACGGCGAGTTCGAAGGACTCAAGGATCATCCCGGCAAAGCCTACTTCGCGATGAAGGCCGAGCAAAAGCATGTCGTGCAGCCCGGCGACAAGATTCCGCTCAAGCAACTCCCGACCGGTTCGCCCGAACTGAGCATTCGCTGCCTCGGCGCTCGGCAGCAGTTCGTCATGGCCAAGGAAGGCACGGCCGAAAACAGCAGCGTGTGTGCGACGGCCCGCGATAAGGATCGCGATGGGAGCGACAACGCCAACAGCGTCGTGCTGTTGATCACCTTCGGCGGTTTCAAGTTCTACGACGCGGGCGATCTGACCTGGAACATGGAAAAGAAACTCGTCTGCCCGCAAAACCTGGTCGGCAAGGTCGATGTCTATCAAGTGACACATCACGGCTTGGATGCGAGTAATAATCCGCTCGTGCTGCAAACCATCGAGCCCCGCGTCGCCATCATGAACAACGGCACGACAAAGGGTTGTGCTCCCGAGGTCTTTGCCAATCTGCAGGAAACGAAATCGCTGCAGGGCTTTTATCAGATTCACAAAAATCTGCGGCCGGACGGTGAGAAGAACAACGTCGCCGCCGAGTTCATCGCCAATCAAGAGAAGAACTGCAGCGGCAATCACATTCAGCTGTCGGTAGCTGCGGATACGAAGAGCTACACCGTGGCGATTCCGGCCAACAAGCATGAGAAGACCTACGCCACGCGCGACTAA
- a CDS encoding type II TA system antitoxin MqsA family protein, whose product MTGFQNMLCPACESDRLKTAVGPYVFKYGAEESAVRLTAMVPITTCLSCGTEFLGHEAEEGIHDSVCRHLNVLTPREITALREQYKLSRADFAAITQLGEATIGRWERGQLIQNAAYDEFLRLLTVSENFRRLRQRHSQATAGDRGAIAPVNKFRSIAPSVAISARANSFRLVKAEAAA is encoded by the coding sequence ATGACAGGATTTCAAAATATGCTGTGCCCTGCATGTGAAAGCGATCGGCTTAAAACCGCAGTTGGTCCTTATGTGTTTAAATATGGAGCCGAGGAATCTGCCGTAAGACTTACGGCGATGGTCCCTATCACGACGTGCCTAAGTTGCGGGACTGAGTTTCTTGGCCACGAAGCTGAAGAAGGGATTCACGATTCGGTCTGCAGGCATTTGAACGTACTCACGCCTCGTGAGATCACCGCACTGCGCGAACAATACAAGCTCAGCAGGGCTGATTTTGCTGCGATTACGCAGCTTGGTGAAGCAACAATTGGCCGGTGGGAACGTGGGCAGTTGATACAAAATGCAGCTTACGATGAGTTCCTTCGCCTATTGACGGTGTCCGAGAATTTTCGACGACTTCGGCAGCGTCATAGTCAAGCGACAGCCGGTGATAGGGGCGCAATTGCTCCTGTTAATAAATTCCGGTCGATAGCACCTAGTGTTGCAATTTCAGCGCGGGCAAATAGCTTTAGGCTGGTTAAAGCCGAGGCGGCGGCATAG
- a CDS encoding cyanophycinase, giving the protein MLFRRFALGLCLVLLAAQSHAADSLPTTAQPYIDPAGIAGSLVISGGGLPTDDSIRAKFMALGGGKKAKLVIIPSSRSRYEAEHDTEEFDTRYLAPYRDYEPVSITVLHTRDPEEANSDEFVKPLREATAVWLMGANQNLHAAAYLNTKVETEIYNVLKRGGVVGGTSAGAAIQSRVMIGGGKDEPVLTTGLDLLPGAIVDQHFLARGRQGRLLKALEQRPGLWGLGVDERTALIVRGRKLETIGESAATILLPPGNGRELRTITLKPGDSYDLVSLQRAAKARTVEAYPPTKWATPEVKEGSLVIVGGGGLPVDIQKKFLELAGGPDAPIVVLPTAIETPDLEKEGLFLKRLGAKNVIVLPQTKRDDVESPAVLEALSKAKGVWFGGGRQWRFVDAYIGTKAEPLIRDVVAHGGVIGGSSAGATIQGEYLCRGSPLGNLEMMAEGYERGLGLLPGVAIDQHFAQRKRFADMTQLMKFRPQLLGIGLDEATAIVVRGSTAEVLGASQAHFYDYRSGKPTGEKDYQSLKAGQKFDLVGRKILE; this is encoded by the coding sequence ATGCTCTTTCGCCGTTTCGCTCTTGGCTTGTGCCTCGTCCTGCTCGCAGCACAAAGCCACGCTGCCGACAGCCTGCCGACAACAGCGCAGCCGTACATCGATCCCGCCGGCATCGCTGGTTCGCTAGTGATCAGCGGCGGCGGACTGCCGACCGATGATTCGATCCGCGCGAAGTTCATGGCCCTCGGCGGCGGCAAAAAGGCCAAACTGGTGATCATTCCCAGTTCGCGTTCGCGCTACGAAGCCGAGCACGACACAGAGGAATTCGACACGCGCTATCTCGCCCCTTATCGCGATTACGAACCGGTGAGCATCACGGTGCTCCACACGCGCGATCCCGAAGAAGCCAACAGCGATGAGTTTGTAAAACCGCTCCGCGAAGCAACGGCCGTGTGGTTGATGGGTGCGAATCAAAATCTGCACGCCGCCGCTTATCTCAATACCAAAGTCGAAACTGAAATCTACAACGTGCTGAAGCGCGGCGGCGTGGTCGGCGGCACGAGCGCCGGCGCTGCCATTCAAAGTCGCGTGATGATCGGCGGCGGCAAAGACGAACCGGTTCTCACCACCGGCCTCGATCTGTTGCCCGGCGCGATCGTCGATCAACATTTCCTCGCCCGCGGCCGCCAAGGTCGCTTGCTAAAAGCACTCGAACAACGCCCTGGTCTGTGGGGCCTCGGCGTCGACGAGCGAACCGCCCTCATCGTCCGCGGTCGCAAGCTCGAAACCATCGGCGAATCGGCCGCGACTATCCTGCTGCCGCCAGGCAACGGCCGCGAACTGCGCACGATCACGCTCAAGCCCGGCGACAGCTACGATCTCGTCTCGCTCCAGCGGGCTGCGAAAGCCCGCACCGTCGAAGCCTACCCGCCCACGAAATGGGCCACGCCCGAAGTGAAAGAAGGTTCGCTCGTCATCGTCGGCGGCGGCGGACTCCCTGTCGACATTCAGAAAAAGTTTCTCGAGCTCGCTGGCGGTCCCGATGCGCCGATTGTGGTGTTGCCGACGGCGATCGAAACGCCCGATCTCGAAAAAGAAGGCCTGTTCCTCAAACGGCTCGGGGCCAAAAACGTCATCGTCCTGCCGCAGACCAAACGCGACGACGTCGAGTCTCCCGCCGTCCTCGAAGCCCTGTCGAAAGCCAAGGGCGTGTGGTTTGGCGGCGGCCGGCAGTGGCGGTTTGTCGACGCGTATATCGGCACCAAAGCCGAACCGCTGATTCGCGATGTCGTGGCTCACGGCGGCGTCATCGGCGGCAGCAGCGCCGGCGCGACGATCCAGGGCGAGTATCTCTGTCGCGGCAGCCCCCTCGGCAATCTCGAAATGATGGCCGAGGGTTACGAGCGCGGCCTTGGCCTGCTCCCCGGTGTCGCCATCGATCAGCACTTCGCGCAGCGCAAGCGGTTCGCCGACATGACTCAGCTGATGAAGTTTCGCCCGCAACTGCTCGGCATCGGCCTCGACGAAGCCACGGCCATCGTCGTCCGCGGCAGCACCGCCGAGGTCCTCGGCGCGAGCCAGGCCCATTTCTACGACTACCGCAGCGGCAAACCGACCGGCGAAAAAGATTATCAATCGCTCAAGGCCGGCCAAAAGTTCGATCTGGTCGGCCGTAAGATTCTAGAGTGA
- a CDS encoding ABC transporter ATP-binding protein yields MKSIVATQSLTKIYGPLRALDDCTVQVAAGEVFGLLGPNGAGKTTLIRLLLGFLQPSSGHASIADLDCHRQSVEVRRNVAYLPAEAALFPQMRGREVLRFFAEIRNNTPERSLAIAERLELDLTRSVGFMSTGMKQKLALAATMGADVPLYILDEPTANLDPSVRSTVLELVAEARARGATVMFSSHVLAEVEEVCQRVVILRAGRLVHTQVMAELRSQHRILAWLKGPLPDLPRELLGEEGRVVQEGDLATIDSPGDLAPLLGWLASLPLRDIRIEPVGLRSIYDRYHRAESGTATGSARVAAEVLR; encoded by the coding sequence GTGAAGTCTATTGTCGCTACGCAATCGCTGACCAAGATCTATGGTCCGTTGCGAGCGCTCGACGATTGCACGGTGCAGGTCGCGGCCGGCGAGGTCTTCGGCCTGCTCGGCCCCAACGGCGCGGGAAAAACCACGCTCATCCGCCTGCTGCTCGGCTTCCTCCAGCCCAGCTCCGGCCACGCCTCGATCGCCGATCTCGATTGCCACCGGCAGTCAGTCGAAGTGCGGCGAAACGTGGCTTACCTCCCGGCAGAAGCCGCTCTCTTTCCGCAGATGCGCGGCCGTGAAGTCCTCCGCTTTTTTGCCGAGATTCGCAATAACACCCCCGAGCGGTCGCTCGCCATCGCCGAACGCCTCGAGCTCGATCTCACGCGCAGCGTCGGCTTTATGTCGACCGGCATGAAACAAAAGCTGGCCCTCGCCGCGACGATGGGGGCCGATGTGCCCCTCTATATCCTCGACGAGCCGACGGCCAATCTCGATCCTTCGGTCCGCAGCACCGTGCTCGAGCTCGTCGCCGAGGCCCGCGCTCGCGGCGCTACAGTCATGTTCTCGTCGCACGTGCTCGCCGAGGTCGAAGAAGTTTGTCAGCGCGTCGTCATTCTCCGTGCAGGTCGACTGGTGCACACCCAAGTGATGGCCGAGCTCCGATCACAGCATCGCATTCTGGCCTGGCTCAAAGGTCCGTTGCCCGATCTGCCGCGCGAGCTATTGGGCGAGGAAGGGCGTGTGGTGCAAGAAGGCGATCTCGCCACGATCGATTCCCCCGGCGATCTCGCGCCGCTGCTCGGCTGGCTGGCGAGTTTGCCGCTGCGTGATATTCGTATCGAGCCGGTCGGCTTGCGCTCGATTTACGATCGTTATCATCGGGCCGAATCTGGAACTGCTACTGGCTCAGCGCGCGTCGCAGCCGAGGTGTTGCGATGA
- a CDS encoding PfkB family carbohydrate kinase, which translates to MPLLVVGSVAFDSIQTPAATRERVLGGSAVFFSYSASYFAPVRLVGVVGEDWPSEHSELLQKRNIDTAGLHVVQGGKTFFWKGKYLPNMNDRETLEVQLNVFGDFKPTLPEHFRRSDFVFLANGSPVTQLKTLEQVQQPKLVVADTMDLWIREQHAGLMELMRRVDGLVMNDSEAKLLTGEENLVAAGHKVLELGPKFVVIKKGEHGAMFFSKHETYVLPAFPTDRVVDPTGAGDSFAGGMMGYLAAKNSFEPKVLKEAMAYGILVASFNVEDFSLDRLKQIDRSDLDLRMEKYRKMLSF; encoded by the coding sequence ATGCCGCTGCTGGTTGTTGGTTCCGTCGCGTTCGATAGCATTCAAACTCCCGCGGCGACGCGCGAGCGCGTGCTGGGGGGCTCGGCGGTTTTCTTTTCGTACTCGGCGAGCTACTTTGCCCCGGTTCGGCTGGTGGGCGTGGTCGGCGAAGATTGGCCCAGCGAGCACAGCGAACTGCTGCAGAAGCGGAATATCGACACGGCGGGGCTGCACGTGGTGCAGGGCGGCAAGACCTTCTTCTGGAAGGGGAAGTACCTGCCGAATATGAACGACCGCGAGACGCTCGAGGTGCAGCTGAATGTTTTCGGCGACTTCAAGCCGACGCTGCCGGAGCATTTTCGCCGGTCCGATTTCGTGTTTCTGGCCAACGGCTCGCCGGTGACGCAGCTGAAGACGCTGGAGCAGGTGCAACAGCCGAAGCTGGTGGTCGCCGATACGATGGACCTGTGGATTCGCGAGCAGCACGCCGGCCTGATGGAGCTGATGCGGCGAGTGGATGGCCTGGTGATGAACGACAGCGAAGCCAAGCTGCTGACCGGCGAAGAAAACCTGGTGGCCGCGGGGCACAAGGTGCTGGAGCTGGGGCCAAAGTTTGTCGTGATCAAAAAGGGCGAGCACGGCGCGATGTTCTTCTCGAAGCATGAGACGTACGTGCTGCCGGCGTTCCCGACCGACCGCGTTGTCGATCCGACCGGCGCTGGCGACAGCTTTGCCGGCGGCATGATGGGCTACCTGGCCGCGAAGAACAGCTTCGAGCCGAAGGTGCTGAAGGAAGCCATGGCGTATGGCATTTTGGTGGCGAGCTTCAACGTGGAAGACTTCAGCCTCGATCGACTCAAGCAGATCGACCGGAGCGATTTGGATCTGCGGATGGAGAAGTATCGGAAGATGCTGTCGTTCTAA
- a CDS encoding phosphatidylglycerophosphatase A family protein, with protein sequence MRKPAAEITWTDRLLETLLTSFGLGYSPILPGTCGSLPAVLYYLAVDRMFPDEPMQSWLLAICIMATCVLTVAAGRWAEGFFGKKDSSAICTDEVAGMLLTLLLFRIPGMPWLTLAWVFPITRFFDIVKLPPVRKLEKLPRGWGVLVDDLWSALYGVALLWLIWWLQLGWFGPR encoded by the coding sequence ATGAGAAAACCCGCCGCGGAAATTACTTGGACCGACCGCCTGCTCGAGACGCTGCTCACGAGCTTCGGCCTCGGCTATTCGCCGATCCTGCCGGGCACGTGCGGTTCGCTTCCTGCCGTCTTGTATTACTTGGCCGTTGATCGGATGTTCCCCGATGAGCCGATGCAATCGTGGCTCCTTGCCATCTGCATCATGGCCACGTGCGTGTTGACCGTCGCCGCAGGCCGCTGGGCCGAAGGTTTCTTCGGCAAGAAGGACAGCAGCGCCATCTGCACCGACGAAGTCGCCGGCATGCTCCTCACGCTGCTGCTGTTTCGCATTCCCGGCATGCCTTGGCTCACGCTCGCCTGGGTCTTTCCCATCACACGCTTCTTCGACATCGTGAAACTGCCGCCGGTGCGAAAGCTCGAGAAACTGCCGCGCGGTTGGGGCGTGCTCGTCGATGATCTGTGGTCTGCGCTGTATGGCGTGGCGCTGCTGTGGTTGATTTGGTGGCTGCAGCTGGGGTGGTTTGGGCCGAGGTGA
- a CDS encoding HEAT repeat domain-containing protein, translated as MSFGRFLLLLLTLGVVPLSGCGKQIDPEQELIADLKSTDVAPRRSAVRNMCDMRPVPAKFIPPLIAALNDNDPQVRQRAAEALGETGIAGRPFAEQLNKTSTDHFDPQVRFALERAVRKITAPQ; from the coding sequence ATGTCATTTGGCCGCTTCCTTCTTTTGCTGCTCACGCTGGGCGTCGTCCCTCTCAGTGGCTGCGGCAAGCAGATCGATCCTGAGCAAGAACTAATTGCCGATTTGAAGAGCACAGATGTCGCGCCACGCCGTTCTGCTGTTCGCAATATGTGCGACATGCGCCCCGTACCGGCGAAGTTCATCCCGCCGCTGATCGCTGCCCTGAATGACAACGATCCGCAGGTGCGGCAGCGAGCCGCCGAAGCGCTGGGAGAGACCGGCATCGCAGGCCGGCCGTTTGCAGAACAACTCAACAAGACCTCGACGGATCACTTCGACCCGCAGGTCCGCTTCGCCCTCGAACGGGCAGTGAGAAAAATCACCGCCCCCCAATAA
- a CDS encoding KGGVGR-motif variant AAA ATPase: MYVVTFYSFKGGVGRTMSLVNVAFDLVRSGHSVLIVDFDLEAPGVHTFEALRPPLPCKGIVELVTEYTQSGVSPDIEDFTYEATGLDDKGKLWVMPAGKGGPDYRRQLSEINWPKLYADNEGFLLFEDIKAQWKCHFKPDYVLIDSRTGHSDIEGICTRQLPDAVVLHFYPNEQNLNGLQQVARDIRAESDIANDTERKICLHFVMSNVPDLDDEDGILQSRVEKAHAALGFEELIRIHYYPSLALMDQMIFTKDRTNSRLAKEYRNLKDNIADQNDEDVEGVLRFLRRVEAGVAKRHSLNASKIDVRLQSIETMQANNREAMFLLGLIRKREGNLAEAVIMLSRSIELGFEPKQALLERATVYAMQRNLAESQNDLQKLFQYRDLDTMELYRAVQLLRRGDPDVVSLVLASPAYKSLDLGNRMFVARSLLGRGAEVLVTGDFRKLVNEKDFRSPSFRADRNELVLAAIGNGHLDLAMAAFGDIRPDPAQLAIEDAFNYAMAEWGLTKVLPVDMFGRVVDLETVSGRTRAANFQQCMAIANWAVGRQEEAKKRLEDAIRKSNEIATREFSCWRYKPVNKEEFLADCAAISKMFKLGDALPPFA, encoded by the coding sequence ATGTATGTAGTGACGTTTTATTCGTTTAAAGGCGGTGTCGGCCGGACGATGTCGCTCGTAAATGTTGCGTTTGATCTTGTAAGATCCGGTCATAGTGTCTTAATAGTCGATTTTGACCTTGAGGCCCCTGGTGTTCACACATTCGAGGCGCTTCGCCCTCCGCTGCCCTGCAAAGGAATTGTCGAGCTTGTAACGGAATATACGCAATCTGGTGTTTCTCCTGACATCGAAGATTTTACCTATGAAGCTACAGGGCTCGACGACAAGGGAAAGCTTTGGGTCATGCCCGCCGGAAAGGGAGGGCCGGACTATCGCCGTCAGCTTTCTGAGATTAATTGGCCAAAGCTCTACGCAGACAATGAAGGCTTTTTGCTTTTCGAAGATATCAAGGCTCAGTGGAAGTGCCATTTCAAGCCCGATTATGTATTAATCGATTCGAGAACAGGGCACTCAGATATTGAGGGCATCTGTACTCGACAACTGCCAGATGCAGTAGTTTTGCACTTTTATCCAAACGAACAGAATCTCAATGGGCTGCAACAGGTGGCACGCGATATACGTGCTGAATCTGATATTGCCAACGACACCGAAAGGAAAATCTGCCTTCATTTCGTAATGTCAAATGTTCCCGATCTCGATGACGAGGACGGAATACTTCAGTCACGCGTGGAGAAAGCACATGCAGCGCTGGGATTTGAGGAACTGATTCGGATTCACTACTATCCAAGCCTTGCGTTGATGGATCAAATGATCTTTACCAAGGATCGGACCAATAGTCGTTTGGCAAAGGAGTACCGCAATCTTAAAGATAATATTGCTGATCAAAACGACGAGGATGTAGAGGGCGTCTTGCGGTTTCTTCGGCGGGTCGAGGCTGGTGTTGCGAAGCGTCATTCGCTGAATGCTAGTAAAATCGACGTGCGTCTGCAATCGATTGAAACCATGCAAGCGAACAATCGCGAAGCGATGTTCCTTCTTGGATTGATTCGGAAGCGTGAGGGCAATCTTGCCGAAGCTGTAATAATGCTTAGCAGATCAATTGAATTGGGATTTGAGCCAAAGCAAGCCCTGCTCGAGCGTGCGACAGTTTATGCAATGCAACGCAACTTAGCAGAATCCCAAAATGACCTGCAGAAGCTGTTTCAATATCGTGATCTAGATACGATGGAGCTGTATAGGGCTGTTCAATTGCTTCGGAGAGGCGATCCTGATGTCGTGTCCCTCGTTCTGGCCAGTCCAGCATACAAATCGCTTGACCTTGGAAATAGGATGTTTGTTGCCAGAAGCTTGCTAGGCAGAGGGGCGGAAGTACTAGTAACTGGAGATTTCAGGAAGCTCGTGAATGAGAAGGATTTTCGCAGTCCATCGTTCCGGGCAGATCGTAATGAACTCGTTCTGGCGGCGATAGGCAATGGGCACCTTGACTTGGCAATGGCTGCATTTGGTGACATTCGCCCGGATCCAGCCCAATTGGCAATTGAAGACGCATTCAATTACGCAATGGCAGAGTGGGGGCTCACGAAAGTGCTCCCGGTCGATATGTTTGGAAGGGTAGTGGATCTCGAAACTGTGTCTGGTCGAACTCGAGCTGCGAACTTTCAGCAGTGCATGGCGATTGCGAACTGGGCAGTTGGGAGGCAGGAGGAAGCGAAAAAACGTCTTGAGGATGCCATTCGCAAGAGTAACGAGATCGCAACGAGGGAGTTTAGTTGCTGGCGATACAAGCCTGTAAACAAAGAGGAGTTTCTAGCCGACTGCGCAGCGATCTCCAAGATGTTTAAGTTGGGTGATGCGCTGCCACCTTTTGCGTAA
- a CDS encoding ABC transporter permease subunit, with the protein MNRVLLKKCVNEVLLLFLASGLLLFSFCWVRIFIVASIDTGSFATIVDKLWDNYGRLSPVPFGQLLTYTGRIAIGYDEPMVVFCIAIFAIARGSAAVSGELSRGTMEMLLAQPISRMQALYSQAAVTVVCLALLCCLTWCGTYSGIQTARATEVKPARSLRVPVLEWQIPLSFGTNEKIRVPMRDRVEPKHFLPGALNLFCFGVCMAGLATLASACDRYRWRTIGILSTFFVLQMIFKVLSRAFDSTGWLQYLTILSAYEPQRLIYIAHDVPTLNWSWWVPAGDRHPSMAGPLLYYVLLLSIGCGSYAAAGVIFQRRDLPAPM; encoded by the coding sequence ATGAATCGCGTGTTACTCAAAAAGTGCGTCAACGAAGTGCTGCTGCTGTTCCTCGCGAGCGGCTTGCTCCTGTTTTCGTTCTGCTGGGTTCGCATCTTCATCGTGGCCAGCATCGACACCGGCTCGTTCGCCACCATCGTCGACAAGCTGTGGGATAACTACGGCCGGCTGTCCCCCGTGCCGTTCGGCCAGCTCCTTACCTACACCGGCCGCATTGCCATCGGCTACGACGAACCAATGGTGGTGTTTTGCATCGCGATCTTTGCCATCGCTCGCGGCTCGGCTGCCGTCAGCGGCGAACTGAGTCGCGGCACGATGGAAATGTTGCTCGCCCAACCGATCAGTCGCATGCAGGCGCTCTATTCGCAAGCCGCCGTCACGGTCGTTTGCCTCGCGCTTCTCTGCTGCCTCACCTGGTGCGGCACGTACAGCGGCATTCAAACAGCCCGCGCCACCGAGGTGAAACCCGCCCGCTCGCTGCGCGTGCCCGTGCTCGAATGGCAAATCCCGCTCTCGTTCGGCACGAATGAAAAGATCCGCGTACCGATGCGCGACCGCGTCGAGCCGAAGCACTTTCTGCCGGGCGCCCTGAATCTCTTCTGCTTCGGCGTGTGCATGGCCGGTCTGGCCACGCTGGCCTCGGCCTGCGACCGCTACCGCTGGCGGACGATCGGCATCCTCTCGACGTTCTTCGTCCTGCAAATGATCTTCAAGGTCCTCAGCCGCGCCTTCGACAGCACCGGCTGGCTGCAATACCTGACCATCCTCTCGGCCTACGAACCGCAGCGTCTGATCTACATCGCCCACGACGTCCCCACCCTCAACTGGTCCTGGTGGGTCCCCGCCGGCGACCGCCACCCCTCGATGGCCGGCCCGCTCCTCTACTACGTCCTCCTCCTCAGCATTGGCTGCGGCAGCTATGCAGCCGCGGGCGTGATCTTTCAACGGCGGGATTTGCCGGCACCGATGTGA
- a CDS encoding site-2 protease family protein: MDAVPPLDPIPTSPAADLAALEEQAVQYEENVAVAAEPVMGDPQQPLTYNVRLPLILLTLSCVSIFITGCCRWMPSSVLMECLGGLDFTPLRRAILAEWQTGLAFMFSLLAILLAHEFGHFFMTVIYRVRATLPLVIPFPLSPLGTLGAVIAMEGGKANRKQIFDIGIAGPLAGLAVAIPVLWVGVMQLDLSPPPSGQLAIKPPLLLDWWLQWQHPTTWPAANGEIWMSQCNAFLFSGWMGLFFTGLNMFPVGQLDGGHITYTLLGRGAHWLSRGLMVLAFAYMTYTGNTLLLLMAVLVTLMGTDHPPTADDSVPLGPFRTVLGWLSLILPILCLRPEALVLP; this comes from the coding sequence ATGGATGCCGTTCCGCCTCTCGACCCAATTCCCACTTCGCCGGCCGCGGATCTTGCTGCGCTCGAAGAGCAGGCCGTTCAATACGAAGAAAACGTAGCGGTGGCGGCCGAGCCGGTGATGGGCGATCCTCAGCAGCCCCTGACCTACAACGTGCGCCTGCCGTTGATTCTGCTGACGCTCAGTTGCGTGAGCATTTTCATTACCGGTTGTTGTCGCTGGATGCCGTCGTCGGTCCTGATGGAATGTTTGGGGGGGCTCGATTTCACGCCGCTCCGCCGCGCGATCCTCGCCGAATGGCAAACCGGGCTGGCGTTCATGTTCAGCCTGTTGGCGATTTTGCTCGCGCATGAGTTCGGCCATTTTTTCATGACTGTCATCTATCGCGTGCGCGCGACGTTGCCGCTGGTGATTCCGTTTCCGCTTTCGCCCCTCGGCACGCTCGGCGCGGTCATCGCCATGGAGGGTGGCAAAGCCAATCGCAAGCAGATTTTTGACATTGGCATCGCGGGGCCGCTCGCGGGACTAGCCGTAGCCATTCCAGTGCTGTGGGTCGGCGTCATGCAGCTCGATCTCTCGCCGCCGCCATCTGGTCAGCTCGCCATCAAGCCGCCGCTGCTGCTCGACTGGTGGTTGCAGTGGCAACATCCCACCACCTGGCCCGCCGCCAACGGTGAGATCTGGATGAGCCAGTGCAACGCCTTTCTCTTCAGCGGTTGGATGGGCCTGTTTTTCACCGGCCTCAATATGTTCCCCGTCGGCCAACTCGACGGTGGCCACATAACCTACACGCTACTCGGCCGCGGCGCTCATTGGCTCTCGCGCGGCTTGATGGTCCTTGCCTTCGCCTACATGACCTACACCGGCAACACGCTGCTACTCCTCATGGCCGTGCTCGTCACGCTCATGGGCACCGACCACCCACCCACCGCCGACGACAGCGTGCCGCTCGGCCCCTTCCGCACGGTGCTCGGCTGGCTATCGCTCATCCTGCCGATCCTCTGCCTGCGCCCCGAAGCGCTGGTTCTTCCATAA